The following are from one region of the Fibrobacter sp. genome:
- a CDS encoding M6 family metalloprotease domain-containing protein, translating into MWWLLKRISIRGAAVVSTFLFFVINVSAAPHEGEQFSLRQPDGTLVPVLVWGDEFHQDVESPDGYTLVRDKDGWICYADLSSDGNEYVSSGIRYTGEKRSVSLKKKVRINRESMHRKQRKNREVLGYEELISSGSSHSPVFSPAPPDDGIEPAEPKEVVGLTILIDFPDQKSNITRETIENFCNQPGYSGNSNNGSVFDYFRDVSNGLMLYTNIVTPFITAEKNKTYYDRGENYPYVQELLTNILTKLKNQGFDLSRVSVSNNRVIALNVFYAGSATAGWANGLWPHAGTYRGGVTINGIGFSRYQLASLGSAPRLGTFVHENGHMLMGWADLYSYEDHSNGVGRWCVMNSVNPSTNPQQPNPYFRNRAGWITVTDITGAARGTLYTHAANSHSAFTYVRNTKEFYFIEARRRSGRSSGLPGDGLLVWHVHTDGLNTYARKGFPLVALMQADGRRDLENRKNSGDSNDPFRQNGNARFNNSTTPAAVYHDGVASGIDLAEISVAGDTMTFKIGPNAEVVTYTLTVENGSGSGTYSPGEIVSISAPETGTGGAFLRWSSTTLSPQDPYNRSTTLVMGNSNATVTARYANPGVIPGTVQAEQFGYQQDASTATATDAGGGQYVNFTRTGAFIELLVDVQSGDSTTLSYR; encoded by the coding sequence ATGTGGTGGCTGCTTAAACGCATAAGTATAAGAGGTGCAGCGGTCGTTTCAACATTCCTGTTTTTTGTCATAAATGTGAGTGCTGCACCGCACGAGGGAGAACAGTTTTCCCTCAGGCAGCCGGATGGAACGCTGGTGCCGGTACTTGTCTGGGGTGATGAATTTCACCAGGATGTTGAGAGCCCGGATGGATACACACTTGTGCGTGATAAGGATGGATGGATCTGCTATGCAGATCTTTCTTCTGATGGAAACGAATACGTCTCCAGCGGCATCAGGTACACCGGAGAGAAACGTTCTGTTTCTCTGAAAAAAAAGGTGCGCATTAACAGGGAATCGATGCACAGAAAGCAGCGGAAAAACAGGGAAGTTCTGGGTTATGAGGAGCTTATCAGTTCTGGTTCATCCCATTCACCAGTCTTCTCACCTGCACCTCCGGATGATGGAATAGAGCCTGCTGAACCCAAAGAGGTCGTAGGACTTACAATACTTATTGACTTCCCGGATCAGAAATCAAATATCACCAGAGAGACAATCGAGAATTTCTGCAATCAACCGGGCTATTCCGGAAACAGCAATAACGGCTCAGTTTTCGATTACTTCCGTGATGTCTCCAATGGCCTGATGCTCTACACCAATATAGTTACCCCTTTTATCACTGCTGAAAAAAATAAAACCTACTATGACAGAGGCGAAAATTATCCTTATGTCCAGGAACTGCTTACAAATATACTTACCAAACTGAAAAATCAGGGATTTGACTTAAGCAGAGTTTCAGTTTCAAACAACCGGGTAATTGCTCTAAATGTGTTCTATGCCGGATCTGCCACTGCAGGATGGGCCAATGGTCTGTGGCCTCACGCAGGGACATACCGGGGCGGGGTTACTATAAATGGAATAGGTTTTTCCAGATACCAGCTTGCCAGTTTAGGTTCCGCCCCGAGACTGGGCACGTTTGTTCATGAGAACGGCCATATGCTCATGGGCTGGGCTGATCTTTACTCTTATGAAGACCATTCCAATGGCGTAGGCAGGTGGTGCGTGATGAACTCTGTCAACCCGTCCACAAACCCCCAGCAGCCCAATCCTTATTTCAGAAATCGTGCAGGATGGATTACTGTAACCGATATCACAGGTGCAGCAAGAGGTACTCTATATACCCATGCGGCAAACAGCCACAGTGCTTTTACATACGTGAGAAACACCAAGGAGTTTTATTTCATTGAGGCACGCAGGCGTAGTGGCCGAAGTTCAGGGTTGCCGGGTGATGGGTTACTGGTATGGCATGTTCACACTGACGGGCTGAATACTTATGCCAGAAAAGGTTTTCCCCTTGTTGCATTGATGCAGGCTGATGGGAGAAGAGATCTTGAAAACAGAAAAAACAGTGGAGACTCGAATGACCCGTTCCGTCAGAACGGTAATGCCAGGTTCAACAATTCAACAACTCCGGCGGCAGTATATCATGATGGTGTTGCCTCCGGGATCGATCTGGCGGAAATCAGTGTGGCTGGTGACACTATGACATTTAAAATAGGGCCCAATGCTGAGGTTGTTACTTACACTTTGACAGTAGAAAACGGCAGCGGCAGTGGAACCTACTCTCCGGGTGAAATCGTGTCAATCAGTGCGCCGGAAACAGGAACGGGAGGCGCATTTTTACGATGGTCAAGTACAACTCTTTCTCCGCAAGACCCGTATAACCGCTCGACAACTCTTGTGATGGGTAACAGCAATGCGACGGTTACGGCCCGGTATGCAAATCCCGGAGTGATTCCCGGAACAGTTCAGGCTGAGCAGTTCGGCTACCAGCAGGATGCAAGCACCGCTACGGCAACTGATGCCGGAGGAGGCCAGTATGTCAATTTCACCAGAACCGGTGCTTTCATTGAACTGCTGGTTGATGTGCAGTCCGGAGATTCGACAACTCTTTCCTACCGTA